One Natronomonas moolapensis 8.8.11 genomic region harbors:
- a CDS encoding DUF7286 family protein: MGTVNDRARVPFALVGVLLVLTSTTLATTTVLQPSTDAPAIEDAMDGARAEAATELRGAADSAATNAAIDPVIDPADTAAGRALSGSQPFRDALRLRIYLRAAERLENVEATRGPVTVTASLPPVEATTEGYRRAIERVALERVGEDEAAVAVRIENVSFSATRDGRGVTTTDRSARFVVANPVLLLHDRTERFETRANAPVTRRGLGRRVTARLYPIAWARGYAQYGGAPISTVLGLRHVELATNDALIAEQRATFGEADPDGHRGVAAAGRRVATTDALVGVGGKEKWIDTVLVGADALGPDPPPEQPVGTWRDEPDDPEVTAEIDTSADNAFADTIGVTGADRLEECIERVHTVEARIETTTRFRGRSSRGDRSPGYGWTLESRRTDDSIDSDRVGRGGPNAPGWGTVDSGRYDVTVTETTTRDWAKGNETTETETVTKRTYRVGVAAQARAVPIERVPDGRIDGHLSRAADRAGARAIRDAGGFEDAAEAAARGDSIRSTATATATPSIDRSAVEADLETARDRAGDISATVPAPSVGAGRVTPSERLRSSFDDARADLLPESDRSAPERTLRAARLAYLDSLDSELDRRVTADDSTADGVGESLGEYLGTDRLDGALAAHRAASRPDAEPIADPAGNLSLSVETAPSYLTTSAVTRDRIDARGGGSVYPLSARTVNVFSSPHTQVVAGILDRIPFLNTGRVSLSTAAGTLDAMEPGMENRDELETEVADATDHVRGALVADLVDAGVAEHDAEAALSVDASTAEEARMLTDGTTIERAARSIDGPPSEDRIELRLETTLDSTLKEDAARPPEPTTTAAQRVAKREYRDQLESTLADGIESASERKRVEVLGKRLGAVPAGLPIAPVPGYWFVTANVWYVTVSGQYERFAVRTNRGDGAATTTYLRDGGTARVVHDGDPRRLGVADRVSVGTRTAVVVVVPPGPRGVGDTDGEPIKSSPGW, from the coding sequence GTGGGAACCGTGAACGACCGCGCCCGCGTCCCGTTCGCGCTCGTCGGTGTTCTCCTAGTGCTCACCAGCACGACGCTCGCGACGACGACGGTGCTACAGCCGTCGACGGACGCCCCGGCCATAGAGGACGCGATGGACGGCGCGAGGGCCGAAGCCGCAACGGAACTGCGTGGCGCAGCCGATTCGGCCGCCACGAACGCCGCGATCGACCCGGTCATAGACCCGGCCGATACGGCTGCCGGGCGGGCGCTGAGCGGGAGCCAGCCGTTCCGAGACGCGCTCCGGCTTCGGATCTACTTACGCGCGGCCGAACGTCTCGAGAACGTCGAGGCGACACGGGGACCAGTTACGGTTACAGCGTCGTTACCGCCGGTCGAGGCGACGACGGAGGGCTATCGACGGGCCATCGAACGCGTCGCGCTCGAGCGGGTGGGCGAGGACGAGGCCGCGGTGGCCGTCCGCATCGAGAACGTGAGTTTTAGTGCCACGCGTGACGGCCGGGGGGTGACGACCACCGATCGATCGGCGCGCTTCGTCGTTGCGAACCCCGTATTGTTGCTACACGACCGCACCGAGCGCTTCGAGACCCGTGCCAACGCGCCGGTCACGCGACGCGGACTCGGACGGCGGGTCACCGCCAGGCTCTATCCGATCGCGTGGGCCCGTGGCTACGCCCAGTACGGCGGCGCACCGATCTCGACGGTCCTCGGGCTCCGACATGTCGAGTTGGCGACAAACGACGCGTTGATCGCCGAACAGCGCGCGACGTTCGGAGAGGCCGACCCCGACGGCCACCGCGGCGTCGCCGCCGCGGGGCGGCGCGTTGCGACGACCGACGCCCTCGTCGGAGTCGGCGGGAAGGAGAAATGGATCGACACGGTGCTCGTGGGGGCCGACGCCCTGGGCCCCGACCCGCCGCCCGAACAGCCCGTCGGCACGTGGCGCGACGAACCCGATGACCCCGAAGTGACCGCCGAGATCGACACCTCCGCGGACAACGCCTTCGCCGATACGATCGGCGTAACCGGCGCGGATCGACTCGAAGAGTGCATCGAACGAGTCCACACGGTCGAGGCCCGCATCGAGACGACGACGCGGTTTCGGGGTCGATCGAGCCGGGGAGATCGATCGCCCGGCTACGGCTGGACGCTGGAATCGAGACGAACCGACGATTCGATCGACAGTGACCGGGTCGGCCGCGGCGGGCCAAACGCGCCCGGGTGGGGGACAGTCGACAGCGGCCGATACGACGTGACGGTGACCGAGACGACGACCAGGGACTGGGCGAAGGGCAACGAGACGACGGAGACGGAGACAGTCACGAAGCGGACCTACCGCGTCGGGGTCGCGGCCCAGGCCCGGGCGGTCCCGATAGAGCGGGTGCCCGACGGGCGGATCGACGGGCACCTGAGCCGCGCCGCCGACCGTGCCGGCGCTCGCGCGATCCGGGACGCGGGCGGCTTCGAGGACGCAGCCGAGGCGGCAGCACGGGGGGATTCGATCCGATCCACGGCGACCGCGACCGCGACGCCGTCGATCGACCGATCCGCCGTCGAAGCCGACCTCGAGACGGCCCGGGACCGGGCCGGCGACATCTCCGCGACGGTCCCCGCTCCGTCGGTCGGCGCCGGACGGGTGACGCCCTCCGAACGGCTCCGATCGAGCTTCGACGACGCGCGGGCCGATTTGTTGCCCGAGTCGGATCGGTCAGCACCCGAACGGACGCTCCGTGCGGCACGTCTCGCGTATCTCGATTCGCTGGATTCGGAACTCGACCGACGGGTGACAGCCGACGATAGTACCGCCGATGGGGTCGGTGAGTCGCTGGGGGAGTACCTCGGAACCGACCGTCTCGACGGGGCGCTGGCGGCCCACCGGGCGGCGTCGAGGCCGGACGCGGAGCCGATCGCCGATCCCGCGGGGAACCTCTCGCTGTCGGTCGAGACCGCGCCGTCGTATCTCACGACGAGCGCCGTGACCCGGGACCGCATCGACGCCCGGGGTGGCGGTAGCGTGTACCCTCTCTCGGCGCGGACGGTCAACGTCTTCTCGTCGCCACACACCCAGGTCGTCGCTGGCATCCTGGATCGGATCCCGTTTCTCAACACCGGTCGGGTCTCGCTGTCGACGGCGGCGGGGACGCTCGACGCGATGGAACCCGGAATGGAGAACCGCGACGAACTCGAGACCGAGGTCGCGGACGCGACGGACCACGTCCGGGGAGCGTTGGTCGCCGACCTCGTCGATGCGGGCGTCGCCGAACACGACGCGGAGGCCGCACTCAGCGTCGACGCCTCAACCGCCGAGGAGGCCCGTATGCTCACGGACGGGACGACGATCGAGCGGGCCGCGCGGTCGATCGACGGGCCCCCGAGCGAGGATCGGATCGAGCTCCGGCTCGAGACGACGCTGGATTCGACCCTCAAGGAGGACGCCGCCCGCCCGCCCGAACCGACGACGACCGCCGCACAGCGGGTGGCCAAACGAGAGTACCGTGACCAACTCGAGTCCACTCTCGCCGACGGGATCGAGAGCGCGAGCGAACGCAAGCGCGTCGAGGTGCTCGGCAAGCGACTCGGAGCGGTCCCGGCCGGCCTGCCGATCGCGCCGGTGCCGGGCTATTGGTTCGTTACCGCGAACGTCTGGTACGTCACTGTCTCGGGACAGTACGAGCGCTTTGCGGTCCGGACGAACCGCGGCGACGGGGCCGCAACGACGACGTACCTCCGCGACGGCGGAACGGCGAGGGTGGTTCACGACGGCGACCCGAGGCGCCTCGGGGTTGCCGACCGGGTATCCGTCGGGACGCGAACCGCCGTTGTCGTGGTCGTCCCCCCCGGCCCGCGCGGGGTTGGTGATACCGACGGCGAGCCGATCAAGTCCTCGCCGGGGTGGTAG
- a CDS encoding SDR family oxidoreductase — translation MRVGILGCGYVGLELARQLHGTHDVVGVRRSPEGIDAIEATGATAVRADVTDPDELASVPDVDALVFAASSGGRGAAAAERVYVEGLRTAIEAFGSRASPPERLVYTSSTGVYGDHDGAFVDEDTPLDPTTEKTRVLAEAERIARELAAEYGIDGGVARFAGLYGPNRYRLGRYLEGPVTEGYLNMIHREDAAGIVRFMLGSTDAELLVAVDDEPVEKWAFADWLAGECGADPPRKRTEAERLDEEGLSEAARRRILTSKRCSNDRVRELGYEFRYPTYREGYRAAINAYCETN, via the coding sequence ATGCGCGTCGGGATCCTCGGGTGCGGCTACGTCGGCCTCGAACTCGCCCGACAGCTCCACGGGACCCACGACGTCGTCGGCGTTCGGCGCTCGCCGGAGGGAATCGACGCTATCGAGGCGACCGGCGCGACGGCCGTCCGGGCCGACGTGACCGATCCGGACGAACTCGCTTCGGTCCCCGACGTCGACGCGCTCGTCTTCGCGGCGTCCTCCGGCGGCCGGGGGGCAGCGGCGGCCGAACGCGTCTACGTCGAGGGGCTCCGGACGGCCATCGAGGCGTTCGGCTCTCGCGCGTCGCCGCCAGAACGGCTCGTGTACACCTCGAGTACGGGCGTTTACGGCGACCACGATGGCGCGTTCGTCGACGAGGACACACCACTCGATCCGACGACTGAAAAGACGCGGGTCCTCGCCGAGGCCGAGCGGATCGCCCGCGAACTTGCCGCGGAGTACGGCATCGACGGCGGTGTCGCTCGCTTCGCCGGCCTCTATGGGCCGAACCGGTATCGGCTCGGACGCTACCTCGAGGGGCCTGTCACGGAGGGGTATCTAAACATGATCCACCGCGAGGACGCCGCCGGGATCGTCCGATTCATGCTCGGGTCGACCGACGCCGAACTGCTCGTCGCGGTCGACGACGAACCCGTCGAGAAGTGGGCGTTCGCCGACTGGCTCGCCGGCGAGTGCGGCGCGGACCCGCCGCGGAAACGGACGGAGGCAGAACGCCTCGACGAAGAGGGGCTTTCGGAGGCCGCTCGTCGACGCATCCTGACGAGCAAGCGGTGTTCGAACGACCGCGTCCGCGAACTCGGCTACGAGTTCCGGTATCCGACGTACCGCGAGGGGTACCGGGCGGCGATCAACGCCTACTGCGAGACGAACTGA
- a CDS encoding DUF7284 family protein — translation MARGVSTVLDVAICLLLIGVAVGTLAVAVPDDDWRSTVDGDPAAASVGAVTATVPVANDHDAHGTLAQHLARASVLAATLDGERLLESTYPGATRRAVERRTTGRVRITARWRPYPDAALAGGLTVGPKPPSTADVAATRLSVDSGMAVPEGVDSTESLATAVADAYIDRLFPPERTRIRLVDRRVASRTADRYRSLAAVLGVDVAEPLADASPKQANERLASELADRLEAGMESGSDTAGPVPDGTATADVEIVVRRWEP, via the coding sequence ATGGCCAGAGGCGTGAGCACCGTCCTCGACGTCGCGATCTGTCTGTTGTTGATCGGCGTCGCGGTCGGCACGCTCGCCGTCGCCGTCCCTGACGACGACTGGCGATCGACGGTCGACGGTGATCCGGCGGCAGCGTCGGTTGGGGCGGTGACGGCGACCGTCCCGGTCGCGAACGATCACGACGCACACGGGACGCTCGCACAGCATCTCGCGCGGGCGTCTGTCCTCGCGGCGACACTCGACGGGGAACGGCTCCTCGAATCGACGTACCCCGGCGCGACCCGCCGGGCAGTCGAGCGGCGGACGACGGGTCGGGTCCGGATCACCGCCCGCTGGCGGCCGTACCCCGATGCGGCCCTCGCCGGGGGGCTCACGGTCGGCCCGAAGCCCCCCTCGACGGCCGACGTGGCCGCGACGCGACTGAGTGTCGATAGCGGAATGGCGGTCCCGGAGGGCGTCGATTCGACCGAGTCGCTCGCGACCGCCGTCGCAGATGCGTACATCGATCGGCTTTTTCCCCCGGAGCGAACCCGGATTCGCCTCGTCGACCGCCGGGTCGCGTCGAGGACGGCGGATCGGTATCGATCGCTCGCTGCGGTTCTCGGGGTCGACGTCGCCGAGCCGCTCGCAGATGCGTCGCCGAAGCAGGCCAACGAACGGCTGGCGTCCGAACTCGCCGATCGGCTCGAAGCCGGAATGGAATCCGGCTCCGACACGGCCGGCCCCGTGCCGGACGGGACGGCGACGGCGGACGTCGAAATCGTCGTGCGGCGGTGGGAACCGTGA
- the pth2 gene encoding peptidyl-tRNA hydrolase Pth2, with product MKQAIVARTDIGMGTGKLAAQVAHASLKAYEDAEPDARREWKAGGQKKIVLKGSGETQLRRLADGARRERLPHAVVSDAGHTQLDPGTVTTLAVGPGPENIVDKVTGDLSLY from the coding sequence ATGAAACAGGCCATCGTCGCGCGGACGGACATCGGAATGGGGACGGGAAAACTCGCCGCACAGGTCGCACACGCGTCGCTGAAAGCGTACGAGGACGCCGAACCGGACGCCCGACGCGAGTGGAAAGCGGGAGGGCAAAAAAAAATCGTTCTGAAGGGGTCCGGGGAGACACAACTGCGCCGACTCGCTGACGGGGCGCGTCGGGAACGGCTCCCCCACGCGGTCGTCAGCGACGCCGGCCACACACAACTCGATCCCGGGACGGTGACGACGCTCGCCGTCGGCCCCGGCCCCGAGAACATCGTCGACAAGGTGACCGGCGATCTGAGCCTCTATTAA
- a CDS encoding glycosyltransferase family protein, translated as MEYVQEGVRTLHDFGSARPDAPTDSATVVVPMTEREHAGLAAERVLSALESVSPERVVVPLRASEERVDPVVRWLSGFDLPLSVLWCDGPRLSDRLSAAGLDGARGKGRDVWLALGIASDSEYVVIHDADAKSYDEHHVPKLLFPLAHGAAFSKGYYARVENDRLYGRLFRLFYRPLVEALASEDGDPVLDYLGSFRYALAGEFAATGRLARRLRIQRGWGLEVGTLGEAFRLVGAAGSAQVDLGIHEHDHRAVSGPSGLSDMSEQVGDALLRAVEDNGHTPAYETLESRYRAAAERLADAYALDSGFNGLEYDREDELAQIDAYADTVGRPGPDTRLPAWDEAELSPASVAAAAVEDLADETGIETAAPTVRQT; from the coding sequence ATGGAATACGTACAGGAGGGAGTCAGGACGCTCCACGACTTCGGAAGCGCCCGTCCGGACGCGCCGACGGACAGCGCGACCGTCGTCGTCCCGATGACCGAACGCGAACACGCCGGGTTGGCTGCCGAGCGCGTCCTCTCGGCGCTCGAGTCCGTCTCCCCGGAGCGCGTTGTCGTCCCGCTTCGGGCCTCCGAAGAGCGCGTCGATCCAGTCGTCCGGTGGCTCTCGGGGTTCGACCTCCCGCTGTCGGTGCTTTGGTGTGACGGTCCCCGGCTCTCCGATCGCCTCTCCGCCGCCGGTCTCGACGGCGCGCGTGGCAAGGGCCGGGACGTGTGGCTCGCACTCGGGATCGCAAGCGACAGCGAATACGTCGTAATCCACGACGCCGACGCGAAGAGCTACGACGAACACCACGTCCCCAAACTGCTCTTCCCGCTGGCGCACGGCGCGGCGTTCTCGAAGGGCTACTACGCCCGCGTCGAGAACGACCGGCTGTACGGCCGGCTGTTCCGGCTGTTTTACCGGCCGCTCGTCGAGGCGCTCGCGTCCGAGGACGGCGATCCGGTGCTCGATTATCTCGGCTCGTTTCGGTACGCGTTGGCCGGCGAGTTCGCGGCGACCGGACGGCTGGCGCGTCGGCTCCGGATCCAGCGCGGATGGGGTCTCGAGGTCGGAACACTCGGAGAGGCGTTCCGGCTGGTCGGCGCGGCGGGCTCGGCGCAGGTCGACCTCGGGATCCACGAACACGACCACCGAGCCGTTTCGGGGCCGAGTGGGCTCTCCGATATGTCCGAACAGGTCGGCGACGCGTTGCTCCGGGCCGTCGAGGACAACGGGCACACACCGGCGTACGAGACACTCGAATCGCGTTATCGGGCCGCCGCAGAACGGCTCGCCGACGCATACGCGCTCGATTCGGGATTCAACGGACTCGAATACGACCGCGAGGACGAACTGGCACAGATCGACGCCTACGCCGACACGGTCGGGCGACCGGGACCCGATACCCGTCTCCCAGCGTGGGACGAGGCCGAACTCTCGCCCGCGTCGGTCGCCGCCGCGGCCGTCGAAGATCTCGCCGACGAGACGGGGATCGAGACGGCAGCTCCGACCGTCCGGCAGACATAG
- a CDS encoding DUF5791 family protein yields MLHEIADSPGELRPAELHERYLEALASVTDDHGVESTAERSGLDPADLRSVLEGDDPGLTLEAAASILAVPEDAPDGETIAAVARDDLLMGMTTAVLDVEAVESGIDGELEAREIHSKIEGRFPMTLREFALLLQYIDGAR; encoded by the coding sequence ATGCTCCACGAAATCGCGGATTCACCTGGCGAACTCCGACCGGCCGAACTCCACGAACGGTACCTCGAGGCGCTCGCGTCGGTGACCGACGACCACGGCGTCGAGTCGACCGCCGAACGATCGGGGCTCGATCCGGCCGATCTCCGATCGGTGCTCGAGGGCGACGATCCAGGGCTGACACTCGAGGCAGCTGCCTCGATCCTCGCGGTGCCCGAGGACGCGCCGGACGGCGAGACCATCGCCGCTGTCGCCAGAGACGACCTCCTCATGGGGATGACGACTGCCGTACTCGACGTCGAGGCCGTCGAGTCGGGTATCGACGGCGAACTCGAGGCCCGCGAGATCCACTCGAAAATCGAGGGACGGTTCCCGATGACGCTGCGGGAGTTCGCGCTGTTGTTGCAGTACATCGATGGGGCGCGGTGA
- a CDS encoding NADH:flavin oxidoreductase/NADH oxidase encodes MHLFTPFECRDVTARNRVMVSPMCQYSCENEDGLATDWHLVHLGSRASGGAGIVMTEATAVTPRGRISPQDLGIWSDAHAEALEPVTEFIASQGALSGIQLAHAGRKASTFRPSAGGDPVRGESGWTPVGPTEEPWPHDEPLATERLDSAGIDRVKRAFVDAAVRAVEAGFDVLEIHAAHGYLLHEFLSPVTNTRDDEYGGDFDGRARLLEAVVSDVRAAIPEGTPIFVRISATDWLADRRSWTVESSVRLAAKLRTLGVDLIDVSAGGIHPDQQVPDTGAHYQVPYAERVGESELPVGAVGGITTPEGADEVIRNGRADLAVVGREHLRDPYFALRAAEALDRDAPVPRQYTRGFQ; translated from the coding sequence ATGCACCTGTTTACGCCGTTCGAGTGCCGCGACGTGACGGCGAGAAACCGCGTGATGGTCTCGCCGATGTGTCAGTACTCCTGTGAGAACGAGGACGGTCTCGCGACCGACTGGCATCTCGTCCACCTCGGTAGCCGTGCCTCGGGCGGGGCCGGCATCGTGATGACCGAGGCGACCGCCGTTACTCCGCGCGGGCGCATCTCCCCGCAGGATCTCGGCATCTGGAGCGACGCCCACGCCGAGGCGCTCGAACCGGTCACGGAGTTTATCGCCTCGCAGGGTGCGCTTTCGGGGATCCAACTGGCCCACGCTGGCCGAAAGGCCTCGACGTTCCGCCCGTCGGCGGGCGGCGATCCCGTCCGCGGCGAGTCGGGGTGGACCCCCGTCGGTCCCACCGAGGAACCGTGGCCTCACGACGAACCGCTCGCGACCGAACGGCTCGATTCGGCGGGCATCGATCGCGTCAAGCGGGCGTTCGTCGACGCCGCCGTCCGGGCGGTCGAGGCGGGCTTCGACGTCCTCGAGATACACGCGGCGCACGGCTATCTCCTCCACGAGTTCCTCTCGCCGGTGACGAACACCCGCGATGACGAGTACGGCGGCGACTTCGATGGTCGGGCCCGGCTACTCGAGGCGGTCGTCTCCGACGTCCGGGCGGCGATCCCCGAGGGAACGCCCATCTTCGTTCGGATATCGGCGACTGACTGGCTCGCCGATCGGCGCTCCTGGACCGTCGAGTCGTCGGTCCGCCTCGCGGCGAAACTCCGGACACTCGGCGTCGACCTTATCGACGTGAGCGCCGGTGGAATCCACCCCGACCAGCAGGTCCCCGACACCGGGGCCCACTACCAGGTCCCCTACGCCGAACGCGTCGGGGAGAGCGAACTCCCAGTCGGGGCCGTCGGCGGGATCACGACCCCGGAGGGTGCCGACGAGGTGATCCGAAACGGCCGCGCCGACCTCGCGGTCGTCGGCCGCGAGCACCTCCGAGACCCGTACTTCGCGCTCCGGGCGGCGGAGGCGCTGGACCGAGACGCTCCCGTGCCGAGACAGTACACCCGCGGGTTCCAGTGA